A portion of the Bubalus kerabau isolate K-KA32 ecotype Philippines breed swamp buffalo chromosome 1, PCC_UOA_SB_1v2, whole genome shotgun sequence genome contains these proteins:
- the RPS23 gene encoding small ribosomal subunit protein uS12: MGKCRGLRTARKLRSHRRDQKWHDKQYKKAHLGTALKANPFGGASHAKGIVLEKVGVEAKQPNSAIRKCVRVQLIKNGKKITAFVPNDGCLNFIEENDEVLVAGFGRKGHAVGDIPGVRFKVVKVANVSLLALYKGKKERPRS, encoded by the exons ATGG GCAAGTGTCGCGGTCTTCGTACTGCCAGGAAGCTCCGTAGCCACCGACGAGACCAGAAGTGGCATGATAAGCAGTACAAGAAAGCCCATCTGGGCACAGCCCTGAAGGCCAACCCTTTTGGCGGCGCTTCTCACGCTAAGGGAATTGTGCTGGaaaaagt AGGAGTTGAAGCCAAACAGCCAAATTCTGCAATCAGGAAGTGTGTCAGGGTTCAGCTAATCAAGAATGGCAAAAAAATCACTGCTTTTGTACCCAATGATGGTTGCTTGAATTTTATTGAG GAAAATGATGAAGTTCTGGTTGCTGGATTTGGTCGCAAAGGTCATGCTGTTGGTGACATTCCTGGAGTCCGCTTTAAGGTTGTCAAAGTAGCCAATGTCTCTCTTTTGGCTTTATATAAAGGCAAGAAGGAAAGACCAAGATCATAA